The genomic DNA TATTATCCTTAGTTTCTTCATCCAGCTTATCCAATAAACCTTGGTCACCCATATTAATTCTCCATTATCATTACTAGTTTTAACTATTTTAAGCACAATCTGTTAAGTTTCATATAATCAATAGCTTTATTAAATATTCTAGAAGATTATCATGAAAAATACACGATAATTCATTTTTATCAATAGTATGGGTATTTTTAGATTGTATAATATTAAACTTTTCTGATAATTTCTTTTCTTCAATTTTTAATAGAATTTATGGTATTAAATATAAAAAACTTTGATTAAATATGCCAAAAACTAAAAATAACCCTCATTTCATATTCTTTTTGTCAATAATATCTGCAGAATATACAACACCATTTTCAAGTGATTAATCCTAAATTTTGTAGTATATTTAGAGGAATGCTTATTGAACATCTTGTGATCCTCAAATCTATGTAAATTGAAAGGCATTCCTTCTTCGACAATTTTAAAAATCTTACAATCAACTTTCAACCAAATTAATGGATAATTTTATTTAGAAATTCTATTTTACAAAATATATTAGATTTACTAAGTTTGTAGATGAAACAATAAAAAATCCAAATTTTGTATTACATCGGATGGTAACTGTGGAAATCAAATATTTAGAACATTGGCACTGATATGTGGAGTTAAAAGTTTTGGTGCAGTAACCTTTGGAATGGATGAAATATACATTGACACATCACGATCCCAATCAATAGCAGGATATATTAGAGCTTTAAACTTTGCAAATTATCTTGCAGAACAAAAGAAGATAAGTTAATCATAAAGAATTTATTTTTTTCTAATTAGAGGTAGTCTCATAATTTTTCTTGTTAAAATCTACCTATATATCATCAAACTATATTGTTATAATAGTTTTTAAAAGAATTATTTTATATGGGAATTCCTTAGAATATAACTTTATAGAATTTAATCAAATATTTATCAAATAAATGCTTGATCATTACTCCTCATAGAAGCTAATCTGCTAGTAGTCATTGTTTTAGCAAATAGAAGATCTCTATCTTCGTATTGAGATTCCTCTATTTTTGTTTCAATTTGGTTTAAAAGGTTTTCTAATTCTTCTGGTTTACATCTATTTACTTGGTTTAAGATTTCTTTCGAATTCAGTTCATTTTCAGTGGATTTTCTAAATATCATTAATGAACACTCCCCAATATCCCAAATTATTTTTATTTAATATTATTCAAAAATACATAGACCCCAATTACTAAGCTTCAATTGTTTAATTAAATAAGGTATACTCATGGATTTAGTAGTGTACTAACCCAATCACACTATATTATTTGTCAACTTAAATATATAAATTTATTTAAAGTAATGGGAGTTTTTTAATCGATTAATAATTTTTCTTACATTTTGAGAAGGATAAATTTTAGACCTACATTTTTTTAAATGGCTTAAACCTATCATTCAATGAGTTAGGTTTTTTTTGAATAGATGAGTTTTAGTAATTCAAATTGCATTTCTGTTTAGCTAAAAGATGAATTCTGTAGCGGATGGATGGATTTTATTCCATATAAACGTATATAATCAGTTTTTCATAAAAGTAGATAATAAATTTCTTATTTTATGAGAATTTCATATTAATAACTATTTTTGTGATTATAAAAAGGATATTTTATTAAAAAGTAGATTAAATTTTTTTTTAAAAATTCACATTAATTAAAACCAACAATCAAATTATTATCCCTAAAAGTTATTCTATCGAATTAATATTTAAAAATTGAAAAATAATAAGGAAATTTAGTTATTTTTTACCAGTCAGTTCTTCAACTTCTTTTTTTCCCTTTTCTAACTCGACAGCTTGTTCTTTATCTATTCTTAAGAGCATGGTTTGAAATTCGCCTACATGAGTTTTTTCTTCTTCAGCAATATCTTGTAGAACTGCCTTTAAATCCTCATTATCTGTCATGTTTGCAAATTCTTCATAAAGATTTATTGCATCAAGTTCACCAATTATGGCTGCTCGAAGTATTTCCTTGTCTAAATCTTCTTGTTTTATTCTTCCTAAATCTATTGGTATTTTCGAAAGCATAAAATTACCTCGATTATATTATGTGTTGCAGTTTAATTATAATTTTCGAATGAAATGAATAATAATTTGACAATAAGGATCTGCTTGACCAATAATTTTAAGATTGTAAATAATCATAAATATATTAAATGGAGTTAAATAATGTCAGAAAATAAAAAATATCAAATATTTAAAACAATATCACCATTAGATGCCCTTAAATTAATTAAAAAACATCAAAATGATCAAAACCTTATAATTTTGGATGTTAGAACTCCATGGGAATTTTCTGATGATCATATTGAAGGTGCAATTAATCTGGATTATACTGATCCAGATTTCAATGAACAGATCAAAAAGTTAGACAAAGAAAAATATTATCTTATTTACTGTAAATCCGGACGCAGAAGTATTAATGTATGTGAAATACTAAAAAAATTAGGATTTACACATGTTTACAATATTAAAGATGGTTTTAAAGGTTGGAAATCTGAGATGTTTAAAATCTAGATTGTTATTGATAATTTTTGTCTAAGATTATTACGTTGATTTGGATATAAAAAAATACATATTATATTCTATGCATTTAATAAAATTGATAAATATTCTATATACTTGTTCTAAATTAAAATTTCTAATATTTAGATAGATAATTGATATTCAACTATCCAATCATGGTTTTAAGCTGCTGTTTTTTACTCTTAAGTCCCAATGCAAGTATTGTCATTAATATTGCTACAAATCCAATTGCAATATAAGCAAGTTGATAACCATTAACTGCTCCAGCATAAGATCCAATAACTGCCCCTATAAGAGCACCACCCATAAGCTGGCCAAAGCTTGTAATGATGTTAATTAGGGCTTGGCCAGATGCTCTTTCTTTTGGTGGACTTTCTATCAGCATAATATAACGTGGTGGAGATCCTATGGCTGTGCTCATACCCACACCGACCAGAATACCCGCAAATATAAATAAATAAAAAGATTTAGAAAAGAATCCCATTATAAACAATCCTATCACTATACAAAATGCCCCTGTAACCATTATATTTCTTGAACCAAATTTATCTAGAAGCTTTCCAATTACAGGAGCCCCCAATGCCATGGTCAAGACTATTGGCATTAACATTAAACTTGCAGTAGTTGTACTAAATGATAGCGCAGCAATTACAAATGCAGGAACAAATACAGTAGATGCTTGAACCAAGCCTGTTCCAATTGAAATACTGCTTACAAGTTTAACTTCAAGACTTTTGAAAAGATTAACTTGTATCAATGGATCTTTGGCTCTTTTCTCAACAAACCATAATATTGGAAGCAATATACCGCTAAGAACAATGTACGGCCAGACATTTAATGATGAAACACTTGAAATAAAATTGTTGGTCTCTATTTGATTTAAACCATAAGCTAAAGCAATCACCATAAACCCCAATACTGTAAGTCCCGCCCAATCAAATCTTATTTTACCATTTTTTTGAGATTTAGGCAGTATATACAAGCTTCCAATTAAAACCATTCCTGCTATGGGTAAATTTATTATAAAAAGTAATTGCCAACTATAATTAAGTAGAAGACCTCCCAGTATTGGACCCAGTACACTGGAAAGACCCCAAACGGAACTCAATATTCCAAGTGCCCCACCACGTTTGTCAGGAGGAAAAATGTCCCCAATAAATGCATTTGCAACTGGAAATATTCCCCCAGCACCAATACCCTGAATAGCCCTTCCTAATAGTAGCATATCATATGAAAAAGATGTTATTGTGATTAATGAACCCAAAGCAAAAAGGAAGATATCTAAAATATATATTGATTTACGTCCGTAGATATCTGATAGTTTAGCCATTAATGGCGTGCCTATCATAAAAAATAGGATATATATTGTGAAGACCCACGATAAAACTCTTTCATTTACAAGAAAATATGTTTGAATTGAAGGCAGTGCTGGCCCGACAATCCCAATATCCAGTGAGCCCATAAAAACACCTACAAACAGTAAAAACAATATTTGATTGTTTCCATTAAGATGCATAGAAACAATTTCTATCTTTTTATGATTTAAAGGTTTGTCCCATTAAAAATTACTTGTTTTAAATATAGGGATATTGAAAAAAGTAGTAATAATTTTTCAAGAGTTTTAAATTAAAGATGTAAATTTTTAGAAAATATGATTAATACAAATCTTTTGTTTAGTAATTAATCCCAAAAATTTATTTATTATAGTGTACTAACATGTAATAAGATGTATTAGAATGATATATTTTTTAGTTTGTTTTTTTTATTAAAATTTTTAGTAAATAAGATCTGTGAAGAGGTATTACAATGGAAAGTCAAGTAACAAAAAACGAGACTGGTATTGATAATTTAGATGTTGGAGATATGATTAAATCATTTAAGGGAGTTACTAATAATCCTTTATCTAAATTTATAATAAATAGAACGTTTGATTATTGTGAGAAAGATAAAGCAGATAGACTGGAAGTTGGATTAGATTTATTATTCAATAATAGGGAGAATGCATGTATTAGATGTACAATATTATCTAAGATACTTTCAGTACTTATAAAAAAAGGTATGACAAGCTTTGGAGTAAATGAAGATGAATTAAACGAAGTTATGAAAGATCCCCATTGGGTTCGAGGATTAAGCAGTGTTGTAAAGGGAATAGGTAAATTTGGTGTGCAAAAACCATTCGTACCCGGTGCTCCATTTCAAGTGGTTTGGAATATAACTCGTGCTTGTAACATGAAATGTGTTCATTGCTATGAAAATGCTGGAAGAAAAGATGTAGATGAACTTAATCGTGATGAGATAAATCAGGGTCTTGAAATTAATTCCAAAGCGGGTGTAACATCTGTTGCATTTTCAGGAGGAGAACCCACCATAAATCCACATATAACAACATATATTAAAAATGCAAATGAACTAGGAATGTATCCTGCAATTGCTACTAATGGTTATAGGCTTTCAAAGGAATATGTTTGTAATAAATTTGCTGATGCAGGTCTAGAATTTGTTCAAATAAGTATTGATGGCCTCAATCCAGAGACACATGATTCATTCAGGGGTGTTGAAGGATCCTGGGAAAAAGCAATTCAAGCCATAGAAAATTGTGTGGAGAGAGATTTCTTTGTTGAAGTTGCAACAACTGTAACAACTCATAACATTGAAGAAATTCCAAAAATAATAAATTATGTTAAGGACCTAGGTGTGCATTGGTTAATGTTATACAACTTTATACCAACTGGAAGTGGAAGTGATATTAGTGAAATGGATATATCACCACAAAACAGACTTAATTTGTTAGAAACAGCATATGATGAAAATATGATTGGAGATATGCAGGTACTTTCAACTGCCCCACAATTTGCTCCAGTTGCAGAATCTTTACAATCAAAATCTTCTTTAATACCCACCCATTTCTATAATCCCGAGTATGATAACCCTCAAGTAATGCAACTAGCAGATTTTGTTGGTGGTTGTGGAGCTGGAAGATTTTACATGAGCATAGAACCTAATGGAGATATTTATCCATGTGTATTTTTCCCACATGATGAAGAGTTGAAACTTGGAAATTTACTGGAAGATAATTTTGAAGAGGTCTGGAAGAATAATCCTCTTTTAAAGACCCTGCGAAATAAAAATTTATTAGATGACCATTGTGGAAGTTGTGAATCAAAAAATATCTGTGGTGGATGTAGGGCACGAGCATACACCTACTTTGGTGATGTAAAGGCTCCAGATCCAGGATGTATACGAAACCAGAATAAATGGAACGAACTGAAAATGAAAATTCCAGAATTCCAAGAAATCCAAAATGGTAATATTTTAATAAATTTAACAAGCCAATAAATCCTGAATTTGGCTTTAAATTGATCTAAGTGAATTTATATGTATGGAGATCATCGATAATTTTCTATTTCCATTACATATCCTTCCTCAAAAGTCAAGGTTAAATTGTATTGTGGTGCTATTAAATTACCTGTATCGGTTAAAATTTCTGCATGCCAGTCCTCATATTCTAGGAATCTTTTACCTACAATTTTTTTAACATCCACAGCTGTAAATACATTTTCAAGTTCATTGTTATGTTTTACAAAAGTTATGTTATCTGCTTGTAATATTACCTCATTAATTTTCTCTTTTTCATTTAGGGCCTTGAATTTTAATTTTAATTGTTTAATTTCCTTAATATTATTTGTTTCAAAGCTCAGTAGACGTTCTCCTTTTACCTTTTTTAAATTTAAAATAGTTTCATCGGTATTTTTGTTCGAATTATTTTTATCTTGCAATTTTGTTACATCCTGCTATAAATCATGGAACTATCCATACTCGGGGAAATGTTCACTAGATTTATTAGTTAAAAATTTTTCAAGTTCTTGTTCGAATCTATTTTTGATCAAATTGTAAATCAGATCATATACTGGGATGAAACTAGTGGGGTCCTTAGGATCAAGTGTGAATTCTTTTTTTTCTTTGGTGAAGCGAAGTCCAAAGTTTTTATCATCTTTTTTAAGAGCCAAATCAAATATGTAGGCCATTGCAGGATTATCAATATTTCCTTCAACATAGAGGTTGACTCCCATTCCATAATGCCATGAAGTATCAATATCAATTAAAAGAGCATCACGTGGATGTGCCTCCATAGATTTATTGTCTTTATCAGGAGGTCTGTAGTATCGTATTTCATCATAATCACATTCCAAATATTCTGCTAGTCCTTTACCTAACTGTATAACAAAATTTAGACAATTCCATCTGTACTCCTTAAAATCATTTTCCGCATTGGTGTATATTTGATTTAGTTCTTCAAATTTAGTCATTTTTAATCACTCCAAATATCTTTTAAATACCATTCAAAACTGCTACTATGAGTTTAACTGTATTCTCCATATCTTCCATGTTAACAACACTTACAGGAGTATGTATGTACCTTGAAGGAGGGGATATTACACCTGTAGGGATTCCTTGGCGTGTGAGATGTATGGCAGTACCATCTGTTGTTCCTCCTTCACTAACTTCTAGCTGGAAGGGGATATTTTCTTTTTCAGCGACTGTTATCAATAATTCTTTAATTTTTGGAGGGGTTATTATACCATCACCACTTTGATCTGCCAAAACAATTGTTGGACCCTCTCCCAATTTTGATGGTGCTTCTTCATTTTTTATTCCAGGATGATCACCTGCAATAGTAACATCCAATGCAAATGCCATATCTGGATTTATTCTAAATGCTGATGTCTTTGCACCTTTTAATCCCACTTCTTCTTGTACTGTTCCTACTCCATAAATCGTAGCACTGCTTTTAGCCCGTTTTAAAACCTCAACAAGTACTGCACAACCTGCACGATTGTCTAATGCTTTTCCTTTAACCAATGAATTTCCTAAATCCTGAAAATTCTGTTTGATAATTATTGGATCTCCTATTTGGACCATTTTAAGAGCTTCCTCTTTGTTGGAGGCTCCTATATCAATAAACATTTTATCGTATTTAACAACCTTATCTTTTTCACTTTTTTTCATTTTATGAGGGGGTTTCGATCCAATAACGCCATTTACATCCCCATCAGATGTCTGGATGTAAACATCTTGGTTTAAAAGCATTTGATCATTGATTCCTCCTATTTTGGAAAATTTAACAAATCCCTTAGAATCAATATATCTTACCATAAGCCCTATCTCATCCATATGAGCAGCCAGCATGATTTTTTTCCCGTTTGGATCCCCATTCTTAACTGCAATAAGATTTCTCATATCATCAATTTTAATCTCATCAACTAGTCCATCAAGTTCATTGAAAATAATTTTCCTAATTTCCTCTTCAAAACCTGAAATTCCTGGAGCATTTGAAAGTTTCTCTAATAACTTTTTCATAGATATCACCCAATTTACATGTATTTTTTAAACAATCATCTGTTTTCTCACAATACGCATTTATTCAACAAATAAACAATTATACCTACTAAAATCCATGAAACAACATAAATATGAATAGAATACCGGAACAAACCGGGATAATAACATCAAATCTATTATTTTGGTATAACCGAAGACAACAGAGAACATTTCATAAAAAAATTATTTAATGAAAATGTTCTTTACAATGAAAATTTATCATATCTCTTTTAAGATGTATTCACATCCGCCTAGTGATTTTATCTTACTTTCCAATCTATTCCAAAAACCAAATGCATTAAGGTCAACTAAAGGAATATGCTCTCTAAATATTTCATTGTACATTCTTCCTTCTTCATGTGTTTTACCCTTGGATATATCATCACAATATATTTTTAAGATTTCATTGGGAATATATTCCACAGCAAGTTCCAATGCACGTCTTCCCACGTTATTACAAATAGTTTTCTCCGGTAAATCTTTATTAAACCATTCATCAAATTTATAACGATCTATAATAAGCTCTAATGGAATTAATTGTGGGGTGTTATGTTTAAACAGAGTGTTGTATGGATCGTCAGCATGTGATAGGTAGAATTCGTGTGTTTTATCATAAACAAAATGTGGCATTGCATGGCCACACCGCTCTTCCAATAGAACTGGAAAGTTGATTGTTTTTAAAATGATTCTTATAAACCCTGTTGTACCCCAACATCCAGCTGTGAAGTGTTTAAATCCATTTTTTGGATGTGTGGTTCCAGAAATTATTCTTTCAACAGGTGGATAACCTTGGTATTGCCAGTGTTTTTTATAGTTTTCAGGAGTATTTCCACTATCATAATGGTATAAATTATTACGGATCCATCCTAAAAAACGTCCTATTGTTCCCCATCGGGTTATTCCGATGAGATTTCCACTGTCTAAAAAATCGTATATCCTAACTGGATCTCCAATAGTTGCTGATCCATGGCTGAATAATGATTCATGCCATCTCCATATCGAATATACATCT from Methanobacterium spitsbergense includes the following:
- a CDS encoding demethoxyubiquinone hydroxylase family protein, translating into MLSKIPIDLGRIKQEDLDKEILRAAIIGELDAINLYEEFANMTDNEDLKAVLQDIAEEEKTHVGEFQTMLLRIDKEQAVELEKGKKEVEELTGKK
- a CDS encoding rhodanese-like domain-containing protein; amino-acid sequence: MSENKKYQIFKTISPLDALKLIKKHQNDQNLIILDVRTPWEFSDDHIEGAINLDYTDPDFNEQIKKLDKEKYYLIYCKSGRRSINVCEILKKLGFTHVYNIKDGFKGWKSEMFKI
- a CDS encoding MFS transporter encodes the protein MHLNGNNQILFLLFVGVFMGSLDIGIVGPALPSIQTYFLVNERVLSWVFTIYILFFMIGTPLMAKLSDIYGRKSIYILDIFLFALGSLITITSFSYDMLLLGRAIQGIGAGGIFPVANAFIGDIFPPDKRGGALGILSSVWGLSSVLGPILGGLLLNYSWQLLFIINLPIAGMVLIGSLYILPKSQKNGKIRFDWAGLTVLGFMVIALAYGLNQIETNNFISSVSSLNVWPYIVLSGILLPILWFVEKRAKDPLIQVNLFKSLEVKLVSSISIGTGLVQASTVFVPAFVIAALSFSTTTASLMLMPIVLTMALGAPVIGKLLDKFGSRNIMVTGAFCIVIGLFIMGFFSKSFYLFIFAGILVGVGMSTAIGSPPRYIMLIESPPKERASGQALINIITSFGQLMGGALIGAVIGSYAGAVNGYQLAYIAIGFVAILMTILALGLKSKKQQLKTMIG
- a CDS encoding radical SAM/SPASM domain-containing protein, whose translation is MESQVTKNETGIDNLDVGDMIKSFKGVTNNPLSKFIINRTFDYCEKDKADRLEVGLDLLFNNRENACIRCTILSKILSVLIKKGMTSFGVNEDELNEVMKDPHWVRGLSSVVKGIGKFGVQKPFVPGAPFQVVWNITRACNMKCVHCYENAGRKDVDELNRDEINQGLEINSKAGVTSVAFSGGEPTINPHITTYIKNANELGMYPAIATNGYRLSKEYVCNKFADAGLEFVQISIDGLNPETHDSFRGVEGSWEKAIQAIENCVERDFFVEVATTVTTHNIEEIPKIINYVKDLGVHWLMLYNFIPTGSGSDISEMDISPQNRLNLLETAYDENMIGDMQVLSTAPQFAPVAESLQSKSSLIPTHFYNPEYDNPQVMQLADFVGGCGAGRFYMSIEPNGDIYPCVFFPHDEELKLGNLLEDNFEEVWKNNPLLKTLRNKNLLDDHCGSCESKNICGGCRARAYTYFGDVKAPDPGCIRNQNKWNELKMKIPEFQEIQNGNILINLTSQ
- a CDS encoding M42 family metallopeptidase, which codes for MKKLLEKLSNAPGISGFEEEIRKIIFNELDGLVDEIKIDDMRNLIAVKNGDPNGKKIMLAAHMDEIGLMVRYIDSKGFVKFSKIGGINDQMLLNQDVYIQTSDGDVNGVIGSKPPHKMKKSEKDKVVKYDKMFIDIGASNKEEALKMVQIGDPIIIKQNFQDLGNSLVKGKALDNRAGCAVLVEVLKRAKSSATIYGVGTVQEEVGLKGAKTSAFRINPDMAFALDVTIAGDHPGIKNEEAPSKLGEGPTIVLADQSGDGIITPPKIKELLITVAEKENIPFQLEVSEGGTTDGTAIHLTRQGIPTGVISPPSRYIHTPVSVVNMEDMENTVKLIVAVLNGI